The genomic region TCGGTTTGCAGGCTTGCCCTTGAAAATAATGAAGGCATAGAAAAAGATATCGATATCTCAAGTAATATTGACAACTTATTTGTGTCAAGTCTTGCTCATGATCCTAATATAAAAATACTCCAGATAGGCACAGAAACCGGTTTACATAGAAGGTCTCCTTTTACCAGAAAGCATAAAAAAGGATATGATCCACGAGTGCGCGATTGGTATAAAGATGCTATTAAATCAGATGTTGCCGGTTGGTCAGAACCTTATATAAGCGCCACTGAAGAGCTCTTAATGATTACGTGTTATAAAGCCGTTTACAATAAAAACAATGAATTAGCAGGCGTCCTTGGCGCTGATGTGATATTAGACGTATTAAACGATAAAATCATTAATACTCAGATAGGTGATCTTGGATATGCTTTTTTAATGGATCAAAAAGGAAGGATTATTGTCAGTCCTGGATCGGCCAAAGGAGATCAAAAATGGGACGAGTCTTTTGAAACAGAATCATGGCTTAACCATAAAAATGCTGCTTTAAAAAATATCGCCAAGGATATGACTGCTGGGAAAACAGGTATTGTGCAATCTAGATATAATGACGAAGAGAAATTCATTGCTTATGCTCCTCTTAAAAATACCAGCTGGAGTTTAGGCATAGTGATGTCTGTAAAAGAGGTAATTTCCTCAGCGGAAAATACTAAGAACAAAATAAATGCTTCGACTAAAGTTACAGAGCAACAGATTAAGACACATCTTAAAAAGTTTGATCTTATTTTTGCTATTTTTCTAGTGGTAATCATGACAATAGTATCATTTTTAGGGATCCGGCTTTCAAAGAAAATCACAGACCCTATTATATTACTTAATAAGGGCGCCAATATTATCGGCAGCGGGAAATTAGAGCATAAATTAGATATACAAACTGGCGACGAGCTTGAGTCTTTATCCGATGCCTTTAATAAAATGGCAGAAAATTTAAAATCGTACATAAAAAATCTTAATACAACTACCGCCGAAAAAGAGAAAATCGAGAGCGAGCTAAATATTGCGAAAGAAATTCAGATGAGCCTGCTTCCGAATATTTTCCCTCCTTTCCCTGACAGAAAAGAGTTTGATATATTTGCGGACATGAATCCTGCCAAAGAAGTTGGCGGCGATTTATATGACTTCTTTTTTATCAATGAAAGGAAGTTATGCTTTTTAATAGGTGATGTTTCTGGCAAAGGTGTTCCTGCGGCGCTGTTTATGGTTATCACAAAGATTCTTTTAAAGACACAGGCTTTAAGAGGACTTTCTCCTAGTGAAATATTAGACAACGTAAATAAAATCATTTACCCTGAAAATGATGAGAACATGTTTATCACTGTTTTTTGCGCAATAATTGACACTGTTACAGGAGAGGTAGAATATTCTAATGCTGGGCACAACCCTCCATTAATATATACTAAAGGCGAGGACTTCACGTATCTTAAAATGGAAAGAAGTTTTGTTGTTGGCCCAATGGAAGACACGAATTATGTTACAAGAAAAATACAATTAAACCCAAACGACATGATTTTTCTTTATACCGATGGTGTTACAGAGGCGACGAACAAAGATTTAGAATTGTTTAATGAAGCTCGATTACAAGAAGCTCTTTCAAAGATAGAAGATGTAAACCCTGAAAATGTTATTGCTGAAGTCAAAAGCCAGGTAAATAAATTTGTTGGCGAAGCGGAGCAATCAGATGACATAACGATGTTAGCTTTGAGGTATAAAGGATTAGAATAAGAGTGGTTTGTGTCAGGATTTCAGTGTTGCGATGATAAGATTACAACATTAAAAGCCTGACACCGTTACTAGAACCCCGATGATTTTCTTATGTATTTCGGGGGCTTGGGGGAGAATCCCACAACCAGTTCTATTTCTCTGTGTTCTCCGTGCCTCCGTGGTAGTAATTCCTATTTCGAGTTCCTCTCATTTTCCAATTTGATTGAAATTGCCTCATTGACATTTTGGTTATGGTTGTTTATCGTAGTGGCTCATTAATTTATATGGTTTGTATAAGGAAGGTTTAGTATGGCTTCAAATTCTGATATTCTTAAAATTGCTCCGCATTCCAAAGAATCGGAGATGATGGTTTTGGGGTGTATGTTGACGAGCGTCAACGCCTTGAACATCGGATCTGACGGTCTTGACGACAGCGATTTTTATTTCACAGAACACCGTATTGTCTTTGGAGTTTTGAAGACGGCATACCGCTCCGACAAGCCTGCCGACATACACCTTGTCTGTGAGGAGCTGAAACGCCTCGATAAGCTCGACGCCATCGGTGGCGTCTCTTATGTTACTACATTGGCGCAGTACGCTGGGACGTCGGCATATATCGAAGAATATGTAAGCATCGTCCGCAGCAAGTCTGTGTTACGCAAGATGATCAACGCCGCACAGATCATCGAGAAGAAAGCTTTAGAAGACCCTGCTAGCGTCCGTGAAGAGCTCGACAAGGCCCAGCAGCTTCTCTTCGAGATAAGCCAGTCGGCGAACCCTATCGCCGGAACTGCCCTCACCGACATCCTTTCTGGTGTAAAGGCGAAGTCCGAGCTTCCGTATCTTAAGGAGCTAGAGCAGCGTCAGGAAGAATTCCAGAAACGCGGCCCTGGAGACCCTGGGATTACTGGCATGCCCTCACATTTCCTTGACCTCGACAAGATGCTCAACGGTTTCCAGGACTCAAACCTTATGATCCTCGCTGCGCGTCCTGCCATGGGTAAGACGGCGTTAGCGATAAACATCGCCGAGAACGTATGTTTCAGAGACCAAGTTCCTGTAGGGATCTTCTCTTTGGAGATGAGCGCCGAGCAGTATGTCCATAGGATGATATGCTCGCAGTCGGAAGTAGAATCTCATAATATACAGACAGGCGCGCTCGATGGTGTCGCATACCAACGTATTGTCTCTACTGTCAATATGATGCACCAGCATACTATGATCATCGACGACCAGCCTGGCCTCGTCATCACCGACCTCCGCGCCCGTGCTCGTCGCATGAAGGAGACCTATGATATAGGCTTCCTCGTCGTCGACTACCTACAGCTTATTGCAGGGTCTGGGTCTAGGGGTAATTCCGAGAACCGCCAGTCTGAGATCTCCGAGATCTCACGGATGCTAAAGAACCTCGCCCGTGAGCTTGACATCCCAATAATGTGCCTATCGCAGCTGTCGCGTAAGGTCGAAGAACGTACCGGCCACCGTCCTATGATGAGCGACCTTCGGGAATCGGGAAGTATCGAGCAAGACGCCGATATCGTTATGTTCCTGCTGCGCCGCGAATACTACGACCCCCTCGACAAGCCCGGCATGGCAGAACTTATCATCTCAAAGAACCGCCACGGCGCCACCGGCAATGTAAACCTTACCTTCAGAAAAGAAATCGCACAGTTCGCCGACTACAGCCCCATGGATACCATGTCCATCGGCGGTGTGCCACTAAAAGGCATCCCCGCAGGAGCCATATAAACAGTGACCAGTTATCATTGAACAATGAATAAACCCGGACACGGCAGTGCCCCCTCTCGACGTTGTCGTAAGAGTAAGGTTGTATCTTTACGCGTGCTATAGGAAAAACAAAGAAAAGAAGTGCAGTTAACGACAATGTTGATAGCTGTGCGTCTGCTGCGCGCTCTGCGCAGTGGCGCTCTCTGTGTAACTCCGTGGTTCTCCGTGGCTCCGTGGTAAAATCCTACTCCTGGTCCTGCTCTTCTTTGCTATCCGCTATTAAAAAGGCTTTACTTTTTTTTTGGTGGTGGTGTATGATGTTCACATTATTTGAGTTAATGAACAGTAAATATTTCGTATAACTGGAGAGAACATGTCTTCTGTAAAAAAGAAGCGTAAAGCTAAAATCGCCAAGCACAAGCGCAACAAACGCCGCCGTAGCAACCGTCACAAGAAAAAGTAGTAAGCATTTTTTGCTTTCTATCATTTCTATATTATATCGGTGCATCGTGGTGTGTTTGGTACAACAACCGCAGCGTGCTGTGCTGAATATAAATTATGTGGATATACCCTAAAGATTATGATGTAATCGTCATCGGCGGAGGCCATGCCGGCTGTGAAGCTGCTTTTGCCTCGGCACGGATGGGTGCTACGACGTTATTGCTTACCATGAATCTTGACACTATCGGCAAGATGAGCTGCAACCCCGCCATTGGCGGTGTTGGTAAGGGCACCATTGTCCGCGAGCTCGACGCTCTTGGCGGTGAGATGGGCAAGGTCATCGACATGACGGGCATACAGTTCCGCATGCTCAACAAATCCAAAGGCCCTGCTGTCTGGGCTCCTCGCGCTCAGGCCGACAAGGTATTATATCAGTATGAGATGAAGCGTCGTCTCGAAGACACCAAAAACCTCGACGTCAAGCATGGCACTGTAGAGTCTCTCGTAGTCGAAGACGGAGAAATTCGCGGCGTTTCTACGATAAAAGGCATAACATATCGTTGTCGTACTGTAGTTTTATCGTCGGGGACGTTCATGCGCGGTCTCATCCATATCGGCGACACGAATTTCCCTGGAGGCCGTGAGGGTGACAAGCCCTCGTCAAAGTTATCGGAAAATCTCATATCTTTAGGTCTCGACCTCGGACGTCTCAAGACGGGAACGCCACCACGAATCCACTGCCGAAGCATCGATTATTCTAAGACCGAAGAGCAGGTCGGCGATGAAGGGATACATTTTTCTTTCGACACCCCTACCGACCACCCTCTTCGGCAGGTGTCATGTCATCTAACTTATACTACCGTTGCTACCAAAGAGATAATAACATCTAATATCCACCGTTCTCCGTTATATCAAGGAACGATAAAAGGCATAGGCCCGCGGTATTGTCCTTCTATCGAAGACAAAGTGATGCGTTTCCCCCACAAAGACCGCCACCAGATATTCCTCGAGCCCGAAGGCTTAAACACCTCTGAGGTATATGTCAATGGTCTTTCTTCTTCGCTACCTATCGACGTGCAGCTTGACGTGATACATTCCGTCATTGGCCTCGAAGACGCCGAAGTAATACGCCCTGCTTATGCTATAGAATACGACTACATCACCAGCGGACAGATATCATTCTCTTTGGAGACGAAGAAAATCTCAGGACTTTTCCTCGCCGGACAGATAAACGGCACTTCTGGCTATGAAGAAGCCGCCGCACAAGGTTTCATCGCTGCCGTCAATGCCGTCAAGAAACTTCGTGGCGAAGAGCCTTTCATCTTGAAACGCTCCGAAGCATATATCGGTGTTATGATCGACGACATCGTCACTAAAGGCATCGACGAGCCTTATAGGATGTTCACAAGCAGAGCCGAACACCGTCTTCTTCTTCGCCAAGACAACGCTGACGTACGCCTCAGGGAGTATGGCTATGCTTTGGGTCTTGTCGACGAAGAGCGACATAAATCTCTCCTCAAGAAAAACGATACCGTCGCCAAGGAGGTTGAGCGTCTTACGAAGAAGTTCGTCACCGTCGGCAGCCGTGGCGTATCTTTGGCGCAGAAGCTCCGACGCCCCGAGGTAACGTATGACACCCTCCTCGAAGAGCATCCTGAGCATGTTTTCGACCACGGCATCGATACAAACATACAGATAGAACTTCACGTGAAATACGAGGGATACATCGAACGGCAAAAAAGCGACGTCGCACGCCTCGACAACCTCGAAAAGATACGCATCCCTAAAACATTCTCCTACGACGACATCACAGGCCTACGCAACGAAGCCCGCGAAAAACTCAAAAACGTCCTCCCAAGCAACCTCGGGCAAGCTTCACGAATCCCCGGCGTCTCACCAGCAGATATCTCTATCCTCATGG from Waddliaceae bacterium harbors:
- a CDS encoding AURKAIP1/COX24 domain-containing protein encodes the protein MSSVKKKRKAKIAKHKRNKRRRSNRHKKK
- a CDS encoding SpoIIE family protein phosphatase → MERKTKIKIRTKILLLVLGLPLISLFLFSYKINNDLRATGNFILQNSITLGSNAALESEKTLKEQSKSYLLRIVENQAAVSNAIFEKVELSVDILTDHASSLWDNQSQLQPGPSFYWDSEIDPNNPPLSVCRLALENNEGIEKDIDISSNIDNLFVSSLAHDPNIKILQIGTETGLHRRSPFTRKHKKGYDPRVRDWYKDAIKSDVAGWSEPYISATEELLMITCYKAVYNKNNELAGVLGADVILDVLNDKIINTQIGDLGYAFLMDQKGRIIVSPGSAKGDQKWDESFETESWLNHKNAALKNIAKDMTAGKTGIVQSRYNDEEKFIAYAPLKNTSWSLGIVMSVKEVISSAENTKNKINASTKVTEQQIKTHLKKFDLIFAIFLVVIMTIVSFLGIRLSKKITDPIILLNKGANIIGSGKLEHKLDIQTGDELESLSDAFNKMAENLKSYIKNLNTTTAEKEKIESELNIAKEIQMSLLPNIFPPFPDRKEFDIFADMNPAKEVGGDLYDFFFINERKLCFLIGDVSGKGVPAALFMVITKILLKTQALRGLSPSEILDNVNKIIYPENDENMFITVFCAIIDTVTGEVEYSNAGHNPPLIYTKGEDFTYLKMERSFVVGPMEDTNYVTRKIQLNPNDMIFLYTDGVTEATNKDLELFNEARLQEALSKIEDVNPENVIAEVKSQVNKFVGEAEQSDDITMLALRYKGLE
- the mnmG gene encoding tRNA uridine-5-carboxymethylaminomethyl(34) synthesis enzyme MnmG — protein: MWIYPKDYDVIVIGGGHAGCEAAFASARMGATTLLLTMNLDTIGKMSCNPAIGGVGKGTIVRELDALGGEMGKVIDMTGIQFRMLNKSKGPAVWAPRAQADKVLYQYEMKRRLEDTKNLDVKHGTVESLVVEDGEIRGVSTIKGITYRCRTVVLSSGTFMRGLIHIGDTNFPGGREGDKPSSKLSENLISLGLDLGRLKTGTPPRIHCRSIDYSKTEEQVGDEGIHFSFDTPTDHPLRQVSCHLTYTTVATKEIITSNIHRSPLYQGTIKGIGPRYCPSIEDKVMRFPHKDRHQIFLEPEGLNTSEVYVNGLSSSLPIDVQLDVIHSVIGLEDAEVIRPAYAIEYDYITSGQISFSLETKKISGLFLAGQINGTSGYEEAAAQGFIAAVNAVKKLRGEEPFILKRSEAYIGVMIDDIVTKGIDEPYRMFTSRAEHRLLLRQDNADVRLREYGYALGLVDEERHKSLLKKNDTVAKEVERLTKKFVTVGSRGVSLAQKLRRPEVTYDTLLEEHPEHVFDHGIDTNIQIELHVKYEGYIERQKSDVARLDNLEKIRIPKTFSYDDITGLRNEAREKLKNVLPSNLGQASRIPGVSPADISILMVFFKR
- the dnaB gene encoding replicative DNA helicase, which produces MASNSDILKIAPHSKESEMMVLGCMLTSVNALNIGSDGLDDSDFYFTEHRIVFGVLKTAYRSDKPADIHLVCEELKRLDKLDAIGGVSYVTTLAQYAGTSAYIEEYVSIVRSKSVLRKMINAAQIIEKKALEDPASVREELDKAQQLLFEISQSANPIAGTALTDILSGVKAKSELPYLKELEQRQEEFQKRGPGDPGITGMPSHFLDLDKMLNGFQDSNLMILAARPAMGKTALAINIAENVCFRDQVPVGIFSLEMSAEQYVHRMICSQSEVESHNIQTGALDGVAYQRIVSTVNMMHQHTMIIDDQPGLVITDLRARARRMKETYDIGFLVVDYLQLIAGSGSRGNSENRQSEISEISRMLKNLARELDIPIMCLSQLSRKVEERTGHRPMMSDLRESGSIEQDADIVMFLLRREYYDPLDKPGMAELIISKNRHGATGNVNLTFRKEIAQFADYSPMDTMSIGGVPLKGIPAGAI